Proteins found in one Drosophila busckii strain San Diego stock center, stock number 13000-0081.31 chromosome 2R, ASM1175060v1, whole genome shotgun sequence genomic segment:
- the LOC108596636 gene encoding maternal protein tudor, with protein MNMNGGASSIDLLITHLDHVGPFLKLYGQANRDAVLLVSKRIETLLPTCFAIDPSWSNERQQALLLTGTFCVYKRIKGAAPGDIEYMRTRVVNAGLDEKQALGGNRTQMRVEIEFLDYGYKRNVNSLDLLFSKQPQLLQNIPILCSQYIVLGIWCDWDESELQVVRQLLLNNVVSIQVDAEQLCGQKFASVRWKDFELYEFLVQQKQIGVPISKDLIMEHCKKLWKDAPQSPLVEYNNNNIQSGAAKTPTDVAREQLAARMSLSARLDVHRTLNVAAPRPLKPAQAEPKPLLATPPMVLPTPLANLTNMMPAPAAVTQVNPQAPAFTPGLPYNSQRANEIAAAATARNVYIPKSSPRPLNTYYNVRLSKPLPAAQPMPKQPTLSYVPPRYALTPTHAPAAAAATTPAFRTSLLNVGSSYDVYVSYVENGPHLFWVQLQSAAEELNAMMREIEHMRPQPLTQLPSVGTACLANFSVDGMCYRALISAVYPHGFRVVYVDYGNSETVAFKDIYQIPAPLLQIKPFAFRFALTGAKELGALDESMKRIFKTSVQYIKFKLIVYAAESVGSMQTCELLLEGNSMLKVLKELLNSRQAYAKAEQLRNDDAVEIRYIDSPSNFYVQKVEHIKQFEQLMDEMFAYYNTNQQVPEHFILGAPCVVKCDREWYRAEIIRAEDATVIVRHVDFGYEQTVKRHLIGNIAKKHLLMPRQAIKCCLKGFENSELSQENITDQFEMLAEESNIRRRTFSVRVFRIEPDGLNVVNLLAKNLNVMKKLYKLSMPFEQYLSLEKGQFNSSVVSDPKLEMGEILNSTTVESEDRMQLQKQQARQKANGNDWDKHSSASATSSKDTHSQRSGGGIKRSQPAARPLDANFDTHSTSSYTSGMSSPRKSNRRQERQRNESPRLQNGKAEKNTRFSNNQSPRKEQQQQAERSSPNQRSQNAPQGYAQKPLRQKSTLDGSNIGSSSKRSSGVESDAPSTAESTSSGKAATAPAAEHYMPLDRSYKQLELKTPRKEAVSLSWWVSPFQFYVVPNALAAKHEQLLQRELKQFYRQKPHQPLQLKVNSSVVVRQRKDNTILRGTVIACNHMLRKYRIYSVDTGCLLTVTSEDVWQLEQRFAEPPCLAQRCSFQNIITNYDHLYIVDRMAQYVPTNAKVDCEFVGKQSNSYIVNIMVNGQALRDTLIKQQFLTEVAPQVLVALLAGQQVRGTFTSIRDMTNFKIQLDGCSNVNFLCSYDDSKFVKSNKDIAKSFKQHYEGKSYALNIKHVCENNIIHLRPVMPLLRVERTHYICNYPILLNSFEATVVYTAKAYRIFVQPSAVQQQMKQLLNEMYEFYKSSGKQLRKVEKDLTCAALSEDGNWYRARVLGKDAKGARIEVLYIDYGNTEQLQREQLKQLEQQFSKPSCFGVEVNLPMARIQQEEKLKTRLAQLLEEQLVTVKPVEVRRSHLIADVHLLQHKESLLDKLKAEKLIAGRDLDYMRKQLDKEKPHVHEYIECVDLTTDDDEQEQQQQEHQQSNKAAAKAKKQEKEKQQPAEQPAPVQPTPPPPPAEVQPEPEPTPAAAAAAASPTPDPYKDMETAVLSHCDNPAHFYVHSMDALPALKRLTENLQIVSPSLPQLKEIVNGAECISMYSMDKSWYRAKIIDAELMVLQFIDFGNTDCVSDAKDIKQSVSNMKPCCLPFALPIAPNGSLEWADAANGIFNDSYEKILHYEYLTEGDWFTRSYVKLYINGVDVAQKLIDDGYARPLQCISPGSSGYVSHLNSIEDFYVQLESDFKALELLDLYLSVADKELQPVEKYEKGAVVAALFDDDESYYRAELLSAQPDADGRYAVRFIDFGNSSSSGKCLALNERLTTLRCLSKRCALQLPENYVCWSQAAQDKFVELSGDLQFTLQLVQPGLKKMRVHLLLDGENILDKLLPLCEQKPVPVVATAAAEEAAKPLRAVVSHMDSPSRIYLQYEHNNAQLDLVSEQLNSEQSQLQLKRKLAQLGELCVAQYAEDKEYYRSRVLELLPTQQAHQYRVLCIDYGHQTLVSELYELPAAVAQLPPLAELHALQFELQTPAAHKALDALFDSCNGEVSVELLNKSAQPPVVRLSTVDSGLDIAQQLQRVLQQELEASAKNSCIISAGSTPKQFYIQMKKHTHQLDLIKQTLKSAQLLPLPAPAVDLMAVCFSPEDDCYYRCCVQKLLAERSYEVLAIDYGHTLVCQQLYQLPESVLNLAPLALRCQLQLPALPDVSEQQLEAAFATLLEQHFGEVYELQSPLNEQDSSSLQLVELSVNYKQLAQELVNLLAGVQPALEVQLHNCIVVQYDDAKSFYVQMEQDVPALEQLTDKLLDAEQQLQPFTALQVGALCVAQFPEDEVYYRAEIVALLDDGKCEVHFIDFGNNAITSQFRQLPQHLAQLPRYSKHCELDAASLAKCNVAALAAFIDTRFSETFQLEILAKQGERQTHVVRLFYQNTNISEQLKLLQQIK; from the exons atgaatatgaaCGGTGGGGCGAGCAGCATTGATTTGTTGATAACGCATCTGGATCATGTTGGGCCGTTCCTGAAGCTCTACGGCCAAGCGAATCGCGATGCGGTGTTGCTGGTCAGCAAACGCATCGAAACGCTGCTGCCCACCTGCTTTGCCATAGACCCCAGTTGGTCCAATGAGCGCCAACAGGCGCTGCTACTAACCGGCACCTTTTGTGTCTACAAGCGCATAAAGGGCGCCGCACCCGGCGACATCGAGTATATGCGCACGCGTGTGGTCAACGCTGGACTGGATGAGAAGCAGGCTTTAGGTGGAAATCGCACGCAGATGCGTGTGGAGATTGAATTTCTTGATTATGGCTATAAGCGCAATGTCAACAGTCTGGAC CTGTTGTTCTccaagcagccgcagctgctgcaaaatataCCCATACTTTGCTCACAGTACATAGTGCTGGGCATATGGTGCGACTGGGATGAATCGGAGCTGCAAGTtgtgcgccagctgctgctcaacaatGTGGTGAGCATACAAGTGGATGCCGAGCAGCTGTGTGGCCAAAAGTTTGCAAGCGTGCGCTGGAAAGATTTCGAGCTGTATGAGTTTCTagtgcagcaaaaacaaataggCGTGCCCATATCCAAAGATTTGATAATGGAGCACTGCAAGAAGCTATGGAAAGATGCGCCACAATCACCGCTGGTggaatacaacaacaataatatacaAAGCGGCGCAGCCAAGACGCCCACAGATGTGGCGCGTGAGCAGCTGGCGGCACGCATGTCGCTGTCTGCGCGACTGGATGTGCATCGCACGCTGAATGTTGCAGCACCACGACCACTAAAGCCTGCGCAAGCGGAGCCCAAGCCATTGCTGGCAACGCCGCCCATGGTGCTGCCCACGCCTTTGGCTAATTTG acCAACATGATGCCAGCGCCTGCTGCAGTAACGCAGGTGAATCCACAAGCGCCTGCGTTTACTCCAGGCCTGCCCTACAATTCTCAACGTGCCAACGAAATAGCCGCCGCTGCAACAGCGCGCAATGTTTACATACCCAAGTCGAGTCCACGTCCACTCAACACTTACTACAATGTGCGTCTCAGCAagccgctgccagcagcgcagcctATGCCCAAGCAGCCTACGCTCAGCTATGTGCCGCCGCGTTATGCGCTGACGCCCACGcacgcgccagcagcagctgcagctacaacgCCAGCATTTCGCACAAGCCTTTTAAACGTGGGCAGCAGCTATGATGTGTATGTGAGCTATGTGGAGAATGGGCCACATTTGTTCTGGGTGCAGCTGCAGAGCGCTGCAGAAGAACTCAATGCTATGATGCGTGAGATTGAGCATATGCGCCCGCAGCCACTGACGCAGCTGCCCAGCGTAGGCACCGCCTGCTTGGCCAACTTCTCAGTGGACGGCATGTGCTATCGCGCGCTCATAAGCGCTGTATATCCGCATGGCTTCCGTGTGGTATATGTGGACTATGGCAATTCAGAAACTGTAGCATTTAAGGATATATATCAAATACCTGCGCCACTGCTGCAAATCAAACCGTTTGCCTTTCGCTTTGCGTTAACAGGCGCCAAGGAGTTGGGTGCGCTGGATGAGAGCATGAAGCGCATTTTTAAAACCTCAGTGCAGtacataaaattcaaattgattgtGTATGCGGCTGAGAGCGTGGGCTCTATGCAAACCtgcgagctgctgcttgag GGCAACAGCATGCTGAAGGTGCTTAAGGAGCTGCTGAACTCACGCCAGGCTTATGCTAAGGCTGAGCAGCTGCGCAACGATGATGCAGTGGAAATTCGTTACATAGACTCGCCCAGCAACTTCTATGTGCAAAAGGTGGAGCACATTAAGCAATTTGAGCAGCTAATGGATGAAATGTTTGCCTACTACAACACCAATCAGCAAGTGCCCGAGCATTTTATACTGGGCGCGCCCTGCGTTGTCAAATGCGATCGTGAGTGGTATCGCGCTGAAATTATACGCGCTGAGGATGCTACAGTTATAGTGCGCCATGTGGACTTTGGCTATGAGCAAACAGTCAAGCGTCATCTTATAGGCAACATTGCCAAGAAGCATTTGCTGATGCCACGTCAGGCTATCAAATGCTGCCTCAAGGGCTTCGAAAACAGCGAGTTAAGTCAGGAGAACATTACGGATCAGTTTGAAATGCTTGCTGAGGAGTCCAACATACGTCGTCGCACATTTAGCGTGCGCGTGTTTCGCATTGAACCCGATGGTTTGAATGTGGTCAATTTGCTAGCCAAGAATTTGAATGTTATGAAAAAACTCTACAAGCTTTCAATGCCCTTTGAGCAGTATTTATCGCTGGAAAAGGGACAATTCAACTCTAGCGTTGTAAGCGATCCCAAGCTGGAAATGGGTGAAATACTCAACTCGACTACAGTGGAAAGCGAGGATcgcatgcagctgcaaaagcagcaagcgcGTCAGAAAGCCAATGGCAACGATTGGGATAAGCACAGCTCTGCTTCGGCTACTAGCTCCAAGGATACGCATTCTcaacgcagcggcggcggcattaAGCGCTCACAGCCAGCTGCACGCCCGCTGGACGCCAACTTTGATACTCACAGCACTAGCAGCTACACCAGCGGCATGAGCTCGCCACGCAAGAGCAATCGCCGCCAGGAGCGCCAGCGCAACGAATCGCCACGTCTACAAAACGGCAAAGCCGAAAAGAATAC GCGCTTTAGCAACAATCAATCGCCGcgcaaggagcagcagcagcaagcggagCGCAGCTCACCCAATCAGCGTTCACAGAATGCGCCGCAGGGCTATGCACAGAAGCCTTTGCGTCAAAAGTCCACGCTCGATGGCTCCAACATTGGCAGCAGCTCGAagcgcagcagcggcgtcgaGTCTGATGCGCCCTCAACAGCTGAATCTACAAGCTCAGGCAAAGCAGCTACGGCTCCAGCTGCAGAACATTATATGCCGCTGGACAGAAGCTACAAGCAGCTGGAGCTTAAAACGCCACGCAAGGAGGCTGTGAGCCTCAGCTGGTGGGTGTCGCCATTTCAGTTTTATGTTGTGCCCAATGCGCTGGCCGCCAAGcacgagcagctgctgcagcgcgaACTGAAGCAATTCTATCGCCAGAAGCCGCATCAGCCGCTGCAGCTAAAGGTTAACTCCAGCGTGGTGGTGCGCCAGCGCAAGGACAACACCATATTACGTGGCACAGTCATTGCCTGCAATCATATGCTGCGCAAGTATCGCATCTATAGCGTGGACACGGGCTGCCTGCTCACAGTTACCTCCGAGGATGTTtggcagctggagcagcgttTTGCGGAGCCGCCTTGCCTGGCACAGCGCTGcagttttcaaaatattataaccAACTACGATCATTTGTATATTGTGGATCGCATGGCGCAGTATGTGCCCACCAATGCCAAAGTGGACTGCGAGTTTGTtggcaagcaaagcaacagctATATAGTGAACATAATGGTCAATGGTCAAGCATTGCGCGATACGCtcataaagcaacaatttttaactgAAGTGGCGCCGC AGGTGCTTGTCGCTTTGCTGGCGGGTCAACAAGTGCGCGGCACTTTCACTTCCATACGTGACATGACCAACTTTAAAATTCAGCTCGATGGCTGCAGTAATGTGAACTTCCTATGCAGCTACGACGACAGCAAATTTGTCAAGTCCAACAAGGACATAGCCAAGAGCTTCAAGCAGCACTACGAGGGCAAAAGCTATGCGCTTAACATTAAGCATGTTTGTGAGAATAATAT cataCACTTGCGTCCAGttatgccgctgctgcgaGTTGAACGCACCCACTATATATGCAACTATCCTATATTGCTGAACAGCTTTGAAGCTACAGTTGTGTACACTGCCAAGGCGTATCGCATCTTTGTGCAGCCCAGCGCTGTCCAACAGCAAATGAAGCAGCTGCTCAATGAAATGTACGAATTTTACAAAAGCTCGGGCAAGCAGCTGCGCAAAGTGGAAAAGGATTTGACTTGCGCTGCTTTGAGCGAGGATGGCAATTGGTATCGCGCACGCGTGCTGGGCAAAGATGCCAAAGGCGCGCGCATTGAAGTGCTATACATAGACTATGGCAATacggagcagctgcagcgtgagcagctcaagcagctggagcagcagttCAGCAAGCCAAGTTGCTTTGGCGTTGAAGTTAATTTGCCCATGGCGCGCATACAGCAGGAGGAGAAGCTTAAGACGCGTTTGGCGCAGCTGCTAGAGGAACAGCTGGTTACAGTCAAGCCTGTGGAAGTGCGACGCAGTCATTTAATAGCCGAtgtgcatttgctgcagcacaaGGAGAGCTTGCTGGATAAGCTGAAGGCAGAGAAGCTTATAGCTGGCAGAGATTTGGATTATATGCGCAAGCAGCTGGACAAGGAGAAGCCGCATGTGCATGAGTATATCGAATGCGTGGATTTGACTacagatgatgatgagcaggagcagcagcagcaggagcatcagcaaagcaataaagctgcagctaaagctaaaaagcaGGAGAAAGAGAAACAGCAGCCAGCGGAGCAGCCAGCGCCTGTGCagccaacgccgccgccgccgccagctgaAGTGCAGCCAGAGCCTGAGCCCacgcccgctgctgctgctgctgctgcgtcgcccACACCCGATCCCTACAAAGACATGGAGACTGCTGTGCTGAGTCACTGCGATAATCCTGCACACTTCTATGTGCATTCCATGGATGCACTGCCAGCTCTAAAGCGTCTTACCGAAAATCTACAAATTGTGTCACCCTCGCTGCCGCAGCTCAAGGAGATTGTCAACGGCGCTGAATGTATATCCATGTACTCCATGGACAAAAGCTGGTATCGCGCCAAGATTATAGACGCCGAGCTAATGGTGCTGCAGTTCATAGACTTTGGCAACACGGATTGCGTATCGGATGCAAAGGACATAAAGCAGAGTGTGTCCAATATGAAGCCTTGCTGCTTGCCCTTTGCGCTGCCCATAGCACCCAATGGCAGCTTGGAGTGGGCAGATGCAGCCAATGGCATATTCAATGATTCCTATGAGAAAATATTGCACTATGAGTATTTAACCGAAGGCGATTGGTTTACGCGCAGCTATGTGAAGCTTTATATCAATGGTGTGGATGTGGCACAGAAGTTAATAGACGATGGCTATGCCAGGCCGCTGCAGTGCATAAGCCCAGGCAGCAGCGGCTATGTGTCGCATCTGAACAGCATTGAAGACTTTTATGTGCAGCTGGAAAGCGACTTCAAagcgctggagctgctggaTTTGTATTTATCGGTGGCAGACAAGGAGCTGCAGCCAGTGGAGAAATATGAAAAGGGCGCAGTGGTGGCAGCGCTATTCGATGATGATGAGTCCTACTACAGAGCGGAGCTGCTGAGCGCGCAGCCAGACGCCGATGGACGCTACGCAGTGCGTTTCATAGACTTTGGCAACAGCTCAAGCAGCGGCAAGTGCTTGGCACTGAACGAGCGTTTGACAACTTTGCGCTGCCTAAGCAAACGCTgcgcgctgcagctgcctgaGAACTATGTGTGCTGGTCACAAGCAGCGCAGGACAAGTTTGTAGAGTTGTCTGGAGATTTGCAGTTTACGCTGCAGCTGGTGCAGCCGGGATTGAAAAAAATGCGCgtgcatttgctgctggaTGGTGAGAACATATTGgacaagctgctgccgctgtgtGAGCAAAAGCCAGTGCCAGTTGtggccacagcagctgctgaggaGGCAGCTAAGCCACTGCGCGCTGTGGTGTCGCACATGGACAGCCCCAGTCGCATTTATTTGCAGTACGAACACAACAATGCGCAGCTGGATTTGGTTAGCGAACAGCTGAACAGCgagcagtcgcagctgcagctgaagcgcaAGTTGGCGCAGCTGGGCGAGCTGTGCGTTGCACAATACGCTGAGGATAAGGAATATTATCGCTCACGcgtgctggagctgctgcccacGCAGCAGGCGCATCAGTATCGCGTGCTGTGCATTGATTATGGGCATCAAACTTTGGTTAGCGAGCTGTACGAGCTGCCCGCAGCAGTGgcgcagctgccgccgctggcTGAGCTGCATGCGCTGCAGTTTGAGCTGCAAACGCCAGCAGCGCACAAAGCGCTGGATGCGCTTTTCGATAGCTGCAATGGTGAAGTAAGCGTGGAGCTGCTCAACAAGTCTGCGCAGCCGCCTGTAGTGAGACTCAGCACTGTAGACAGCGGGCTGGAcatagcgcagcagctgcagcgcgtGCTACAGCAGGAGCTGGAGGCGAGCGCCAAGAACAGCTGCATCATAAGCGCAGGCAGCACACCCAAACAGTTCTATATACAAATGAAGAAGCACACGCATCAACTGGACTTGattaagcaaactttaaagagcgcgcagctgctgccgctgccagcgccCGCTGTGGATTTAATGGCAGTTTGCTTTTCCCCTGAGGATGATTGTTACTATCGCTGCTGCGTGCAAAAGCTGCTAGCCGAGCGTAGCTACGAAGTGCTGGCCATAGACTATGGACACACTTTGgtttgccagcagctttaTCAACTGCCTGAGAGCGTTTTGAATTTGGCGCCGCTTGCTTTACGCTGtcaactgcagctgcctgcGCTGCCTGATGTGtccgagcagcagctggaggcaGCGTTTGCCACGCTATTGGAGCAGCACTTTGGCGAAGTGTACGAGCTGCAGTCGCCGCTCAATGAgcaggacagcagcagcttgcagcttgttgaGCTCAGCGTGAATTACAAGCAGCTGGCGCAGGAGCTGGTCAATTTGTTGGCCGGCGTGCAGCCTGCGCTGGAGGTGCAACTGCACAATTGCATTGTGGTGCAGTATGACGACGCCAAGTCGTTCTATGTGCAAATGGAGCAGGATGTGCCCGCGCTGGAGCAGCTCACCGACAAGCTGCTGGAtgcggagcagcagctgcagccgttCACAGCGCTGCAGGTGGGCGCTCTGTGTGTTGCGCAGTTTCCCGAGGATGAAGTTTACTATCGCGCCGAGATAGTCGCGCTGCTGGACGATGGCAAATGCGAGGTGCACTTCATCGATTTTGGCAATAATGCGATCACTTCGCAATTCCGTCAGCTGCCGCAGCACTTGGCGCAGCTGCCGCGCTACTCCAAGCATTGCGAACTGGACGCCGCCTCGCTGGCCAAATGCAATGTGGCCGCCTTAGCCGCATTCATCGACACGCGCTTCTCGGAAACATTCCAGCTGGAGATTTTAGCCAAGCAGGGCGAGCGTCAGACGCATGTGGTGCGTCTTTTTTATCAGAATACAAACATAAGcgagcagctcaagctgctgcaacagattaaataa
- the LOC108595423 gene encoding leucine-rich repeat-containing protein 4C, protein MELRCLLLNIVFILVLNAMLAFGFLPQETRKCTYARIERLLRIHCGKLDLKDVPQDLKTSVEVLDLSFNRIKKLKSNSFRRYSDVQFLMLYENMILSVEPGAFAPLTSLQEVDLSNNGLVTIPMELFQLPRLRNLYIDSNDLRELQQDLETLERPIAAPLEYLNVANCELHDIPDLGILPNLWQLNASANPLSNFHIDKLANLCHLGVIDLTRTRIDQCSCQQVNNHLMSMGAKAKYVPVCLDTLESSICPLPYNQTVDSATFHSCLNSVEQAKTRSLWLFAAGCFGGVFLVLLICCYCLLKWRKKRTNRRLSRSIQNRKHLVISPRNVSNHRQEDEPLHCDTASA, encoded by the exons ATGGAGCTGCGTTGTCTGCTGCTCAATATTGTGTTCATCTTAGTGCTTAATGCCATGCTGGCCTTTGGCTTTCTCCCCCAGGAGACGCGCAAATGCACTTATGCGCGCATTGAGCGCCTGCTGCGCATACACTGCGGCAAACTGGACCTCAAGGATGTGCCGCAGGACCTCAAAACTTCGGTCGAG gtACTCGATCTATCATTCAATCGCATTAAGAAGCTCAAAAGCAACTCATTCCGACGCTACTCAGATGTGCAGTTTCTAATGCTCTATGAGAACATGATATTATCTGTAGAGCCAGGCGCCTTTGCGCCACTTACCTCACTGCAA GAAGTTGATCTATCGAATAATGGTTTGGTTACAATTCCCATGGAGCTATTTCAATTGCCACGACTGCGCAATCTATATATCGACTCGAATGACTTGCGTGAACTGCAGCAAGATTTGGAAACGCTGGAGCGTCCGATTGCAGCACCACTGGAATACCTTAACGTGGCCAATTGTGAACTGCACGACATACCCGATCTGGGCATATTGCCAA aTTTATGGCAGCTAAATGCATCGGCAAATCCGCTGAGCAACTTTCACATAGACAAACTGGCCAATTTATGCCATTTAGGAGTCATCGATCTGACACGCACACGCATCGACCAATGCAGCTGCCAGCAAGTGAACAATCATCTCATGTCCATGGGCGCCAAAGCCAAATATGTGCCAGTTTGCCTGG ACACTTTGGAGAGCAGCATATGTCCACTGCCTTACAATCAGACCGTGGACTCGGCAACATTTCACAGCTGCCTAAACAGCGTTGAGCAGGCCAAAACGCGCAgtctttggctttttgctgCGGGCTGCTTTGGCGGCGTTTTCCTAGTGCTGCTAA TCTGTTGCTATTGCCTGCTCAAGTGGCGCAAGAAGCGCACAAATCGTCGCCTCAGCCGCAGCATACAGAATCGCAAGCATTTAGTCATATCGCCGCGAAATGTGAGCAACCATCGACAGGAGGATGAACCTCTGCACTGTGATACTGCCTCAGCATAA